The following proteins are co-located in the Acropora palmata chromosome 11, jaAcrPala1.3, whole genome shotgun sequence genome:
- the LOC141897501 gene encoding ubiquitin-like protein ATG12, with amino-acid sequence MAGAGEKPPEFELQRKVSEPAQPASNNTTQSQGTDRFKKSSKKKVEVLLKAAGDAPIMVKKKWTVDGSKQVAYIVEFIRKYIKCEPKDSLFVYVGQCFSPTPDQTLQNLYDCFGADGKLVLHYCKTQAWG; translated from the exons atggcgggcGCTGGTGAAAAGCCTCCTGAATTCGAATTACAACGAAAAGTTTCTGAACCAGCGCAACCTGCAAGTAATAACACAACACAATCACAGGGAACAGACAGATTCAAGAAGTcatcaaaaaagaaag TGGAAGTGTTATTGAAAGCAGCCGGAGATGCACCAATTAtggtgaaaaagaaatggacagtGGATGGATCTAAACAAGTTGCATATATTGTAGAATTCATTAGAAAATATATTAAGTGTGAACCTAAAGATTCTTTG tttGTCTATGTAGGTCAGTGCTTTTCACCAACTCCTGATCAGACATTACAGAACTTGTATGAT TGCTTTGGAGCAGATGGCAAGTTAGTGCTTCATTACTGCAAGACACAGGCCTGGGGATAG
- the LOC141897917 gene encoding actin-related protein 8-like isoform X3 gives MPRGVKAERPVPAESVEPLQASTVVILHPGSTSLWLGRATDHLPQSIPHVIAWRKPLECPVDLPDQSLLVREGIDHPDSETQRELALSVIEQAIWSRKSSSGSRKNQTTVSQVSTFNAKVGAEMHFDDESSIKWTDTSAKPPIIVGEPALYIHPSDSYTLHWPMKEGRLNLHSGPGGSLTAVCADLENLWAYAIQTHLTIPLRDLGYYRAVLVVPDSFEKNHIKEMMNILLNKLGFSSAIIHQESVSSVFGCGLGAACVVDVGDEKTSVCCIEDGLVIPRSRLWLQYGGRDITRAFFWLLRRVSFPYKECDATNRLDVLLLHELKVTFCHLSEDIVGGQVHEFQVHRPFQTPRSYQLKIGDEALEAPMGMFFPQLFGIVGEKLVCTKDREYDDPEDLYDDRYLLESQRTQDQSSKSSSSKSGPTIESVPDPDQDMTTAIKTGTKQMKLAPDKSLGLDQAILHSINCCTTEDTKRKMYGSVLLIGGGFMFNGAAAMLQSRLQAKLPASHRKLVDQVEVIARPKEMDPRTICWKGAAVLSILDSAQELWITQREWVSIGVRVLRERSPFIWTMGS, from the exons ATGCCTCGTGGAGTGAAGGCTGAACGCCCTGTCCCAGCTGAATCCGTAGAG CCCCTGCAGGCATCAACTGTTGTGATTCTTCATCCTGGATCAACGTCCCTGTGGCTTGGCCGTGCCACAGATCACCTACCCCAGAGCATCCCACATGTAATTGCATGGAGGAAGCCTTTAGAATGCCCCGTGGATCTTCCAGACCAGAGTTTGCTGGTCAGAGAAGGAATTGATCATCCTGACAGTGAAACACAGAGAGAGCTTGCGCTCAGTGTGATTGAACAAGCCATTTGGTCCAGGAAGAGTTCATCTGGATCACGGAAAAACCAAACAACTGTTTCACAG GTGTCCACTTTCAATGCGAAAGTAGGAGCTGAAATGCATTTTGATGATGAGTCTTCCATTAAATGGACTGATACAAGTGCAAAGCCTCCTATTATTGTTGGGGAACCT GCGTTATACATTCATCCAAGTGATTCCTATACACTTCACTGGCCAATGAAAGAAGGACGTTTGAATCTGCACAGTGGACCAGGAGGCTCGCTTACTGCTGTTTGTGCTGATCTCGAGAATTTATGGGCTTATGCTATCCAAACACACCTCACTATTCCTCTTCGAGACCTTGGG TATTACAGAGCTGTTCTTGTGGTCCCTGATTCTTTTGAGAAGAATCATATCAAAGAAATGATGAATATTTTGCTTAATAAACTGGGATTTTCATCTGCCATCATTCACCAG GAGTCAGTATCCTCTGTGTTTGGGTGTGGTCTTGGCGCTGCCTGTGTGGTTGATGTTGGAGATGAGAAAACCAGTGTTTGCTGCATTGAAGATGGCCTGGTTATTCCTAGGTCAAG ATTGTGGCTTCAGTATGGAGGCAGAGACATCACAAGGGCTTTCTTTTGGTTACTGAGAAGG GTCAGCTTCCCTTACAAAGAATGTGATGCCACTAATAGACTTGATGTGCTTCTCCTTCATGAATTAAAAGTGACTTTTTGCCATCTCAGTGAG GACATTGTTGGTGGCCAAGTTCATGAGTTTCAGGTTCATCGTCCTTTCCAAACTCCACGCTCATATCAGCTAAAGATTGGCGATGAAGCCCTTGAAGCGCCTATG GGGATGTTTTTTCCTCAGCTGTTTGGCATTGTGGGTGAGAAGTTAGTGTGCACTAAGGATCGTGAATATGACGATCCAGAAGATCTGTATGACGACCGTTACCTTCTTGAG TCACAGAGAACCCAGGATCAATCCAGCAAATCAAGTTCATCAAAATCTGGACCTACTATTGAGTCTGTCCCAGACCCCGACCAGGATATGACGACTGCCATTAAAACTGGTACCAAACAGATGAAGCTAGCCCCTGATAAAAGCCTGGGTCTGGACCAAGCAATACTTCACAGCATCAATTGCTGCA CCACGGAAGACACCAAGCGTAAAATGTACGGCTCTGTTTTGTTGATCGGTGGCGGCTTTATGTTCAACGGAGCCGCTGCCATGTTGCAGTCGCGTTTACAGGCCAAACTTCCTGCATCACACCGAAAGCTTGTTGATCAGGTTGAAGTGATTGCTAGACCCAAG
- the LOC141897917 gene encoding actin-related protein 8-like isoform X4, giving the protein MPRGVKAERPVPAESVEPLQASTVVILHPGSTSLWLGRATDHLPQSIPHVIAWRKPLECPVDLPDQSLLVREGIDHPDSETQRELALSVIEQAIWSRKSSSGSRKNQTTVSQVSTFNAKVGAEMHFDDESSIKWTDTSAKPPIIVGEPALYIHPSDSYTLHWPMKEGRLNLHSGPGGSLTAVCADLENLWAYAIQTHLTIPLRDLGYYRAVLVVPDSFEKNHIKEMMNILLNKLGFSSAIIHQESVSSVFGCGLGAACVVDVGDEKTSVCCIEDGLVIPRSRLWLQYGGRDITRAFFWLLRRVSFPYKECDATNRLDVLLLHELKVTFCHLSEDIVGGQVHEFQVHRPFQTPRSYQLKIGDEALEAPMGMFFPQLFGIVGEKLVCTKDREYDDPEDLYDDRYLLESQRTQDQSSKSSSSKSGPTIESVPDPDQDMTTAIKTGTKQMKLAPDKSLGLDQAILHSINCCTTEDTKRKMYGSVLLIGGGFMFNGAAAMLQSRLQAKLPASHRKLVDQVEVIARPKKDVDSVNQLDILGRRLIAQFSDRTLTRQFCTAVF; this is encoded by the exons ATGCCTCGTGGAGTGAAGGCTGAACGCCCTGTCCCAGCTGAATCCGTAGAG CCCCTGCAGGCATCAACTGTTGTGATTCTTCATCCTGGATCAACGTCCCTGTGGCTTGGCCGTGCCACAGATCACCTACCCCAGAGCATCCCACATGTAATTGCATGGAGGAAGCCTTTAGAATGCCCCGTGGATCTTCCAGACCAGAGTTTGCTGGTCAGAGAAGGAATTGATCATCCTGACAGTGAAACACAGAGAGAGCTTGCGCTCAGTGTGATTGAACAAGCCATTTGGTCCAGGAAGAGTTCATCTGGATCACGGAAAAACCAAACAACTGTTTCACAG GTGTCCACTTTCAATGCGAAAGTAGGAGCTGAAATGCATTTTGATGATGAGTCTTCCATTAAATGGACTGATACAAGTGCAAAGCCTCCTATTATTGTTGGGGAACCT GCGTTATACATTCATCCAAGTGATTCCTATACACTTCACTGGCCAATGAAAGAAGGACGTTTGAATCTGCACAGTGGACCAGGAGGCTCGCTTACTGCTGTTTGTGCTGATCTCGAGAATTTATGGGCTTATGCTATCCAAACACACCTCACTATTCCTCTTCGAGACCTTGGG TATTACAGAGCTGTTCTTGTGGTCCCTGATTCTTTTGAGAAGAATCATATCAAAGAAATGATGAATATTTTGCTTAATAAACTGGGATTTTCATCTGCCATCATTCACCAG GAGTCAGTATCCTCTGTGTTTGGGTGTGGTCTTGGCGCTGCCTGTGTGGTTGATGTTGGAGATGAGAAAACCAGTGTTTGCTGCATTGAAGATGGCCTGGTTATTCCTAGGTCAAG ATTGTGGCTTCAGTATGGAGGCAGAGACATCACAAGGGCTTTCTTTTGGTTACTGAGAAGG GTCAGCTTCCCTTACAAAGAATGTGATGCCACTAATAGACTTGATGTGCTTCTCCTTCATGAATTAAAAGTGACTTTTTGCCATCTCAGTGAG GACATTGTTGGTGGCCAAGTTCATGAGTTTCAGGTTCATCGTCCTTTCCAAACTCCACGCTCATATCAGCTAAAGATTGGCGATGAAGCCCTTGAAGCGCCTATG GGGATGTTTTTTCCTCAGCTGTTTGGCATTGTGGGTGAGAAGTTAGTGTGCACTAAGGATCGTGAATATGACGATCCAGAAGATCTGTATGACGACCGTTACCTTCTTGAG TCACAGAGAACCCAGGATCAATCCAGCAAATCAAGTTCATCAAAATCTGGACCTACTATTGAGTCTGTCCCAGACCCCGACCAGGATATGACGACTGCCATTAAAACTGGTACCAAACAGATGAAGCTAGCCCCTGATAAAAGCCTGGGTCTGGACCAAGCAATACTTCACAGCATCAATTGCTGCA CCACGGAAGACACCAAGCGTAAAATGTACGGCTCTGTTTTGTTGATCGGTGGCGGCTTTATGTTCAACGGAGCCGCTGCCATGTTGCAGTCGCGTTTACAGGCCAAACTTCCTGCATCACACCGAAAGCTTGTTGATCAGGTTGAAGTGATTGCTAGACCCAAG AAAGATGTTGACAGTGTCAATCAATTGGACATTTTAGGACGGAGATTGATTGCGCAATTCAGCGACCGGACCCTCACTCGGCAATTTTGCACAGCAGTTTTTTAA